gaagagagTGTGAACGCGATTTGCCAATTCAATTCGCATTCGATttgaattcaattcgaattaaatgtccgtgtgaacgaggcataaatatatgaaatttaaataattatgaaCAAACCTTCCTTCTTCAAACTTTAGAGGATTGTTAATTCCTTTAATATCTGTAGATACAATAATGATGTACAAAGCTAATGCAATACAAAATCCAAGGGAAGTAACTGCTACATAGGACCACACTAAagaatctgaaaattaaaaaacaatgttACAGTATTGTTGTGCATGAAAAGTGAGcgaattttaataaataaaacacttAACCAACCAAATTGTCATATTTGTAATGCATGCACAGAAAATGTATTGTTGTTACTGTTAACTTTTCTATTAGAATAAATGTAAAATTAGTTAATAATACACTAAAAAGACAAGAAAAGACCTTTATGAGCCCCCAAATTAAATTTGTAATCACTTTATTACCAAACTtatgataatttgttatatataaatgaaagaaTGTAAGAAAAATCTACcattttaaatattcatgaggtcCATTTCACAGTAAAAACATTTGTGTTGTAAAATGAGTAAAATATTATCACAATTTTGTCTCAGGTAAATGGCTAACGTTTCCTCAATAAAAAACAGATATTCTCAATATCCCTCTGATAATGAGGCTGGTTTTTTTGGAATTGAAATCTAGAGCAATGTTTAAACTTTATATCTGAATCATATACCTACTTTGAGAATCTGGTTTAATACAGCTCACTAAAGACAGAATACCTGGAACTGAGTAGACTGGCTGCAAAAAATGAAATGTAGAActataaaacataatataatgAAAAGGTATAGATAATCTTGTGTCAATGTGTCTTCTATTGTCTTTGAAGTTTTTTAGGACAAAGTTCAGAGCTTGGCATATTCTAAAGACAACTCTCTATTATCAATGACCTTACTTTGACCTCtagatgatttttgtttttttcattggtTTGTTTTTGCACCAATCATGATCTCTTTTTTCATTATTGTTAAATTTCACTGAATTCATGTTTGCAGGTATAAAAAATTTCAAGATATTAGCCAAATATTTGTATcataagggcaataactcttttcAGTCACAAAGCCTTCTATGTAGATGTTGTTTTGTTTCTTGTCAACATTTTATATCCCAAGCACACAAATTTTTTATTGAAACTCAATTGTTAGTTTTCTGTGTCAGTGTATTGTTTTGATAGCTGTTTTTTCTTCCTTATATATCTGGCAATGATCAGTATTTGGACTAAGAGTTTTCAATGTTTGCattggattatctcccctttttataTTCGTGCACTCTAACTTTAACAGAATCTTACTTACCACCCATATGTACCAATCACTATCATTtaactgaaataagaaaaatacataaCTGTAGTAAAACATATCAATAATGATTCTAATCTGACATACATATTTCGCCTTTATAAACAAAGCCATGTTCCAAATAacacaataaatatttcatatgattCGGCCAATTAAAATACCATTTTTGTTCTACATGTACTAGAATCAACAACATTACAGCAGTCTCTGCTGATACtcataaacaaaaaatacaaggAGAAGcaacaaaaatcaatttttacaCGTTTGGATTGATGAAGAATTTTTCTTTTAGGACGATTGCTTCCATGAGAGTGCTGTGACTGTTTAAATATAATGAATGGGATGTATATTTCAATATAGATCAATACTGCTAGATTCTTACATTAGCAAAGGCAGCTAAGAGGAAGAAAACTGCCATTATGGCATTAATAGCTCTCCATATTTTCACTCCATGTTGTACTTTTATAACATCCTCTTCAGGTGGTGTGATTCTGTACTCTCCCTTCATGGCCTGGATGAAACATGAttaaacatataacatatataaaaggtTATAAGATATTTGATTATCAATTTtatctgtatatttatatatatattgattttgtaatCAATAAATTTAAACCGACCTAAATGTTTTTATACACATATGTACTTTCACAGTCCTATATCTGATGATACTTATAAGGAATTGCAAAAGGTCATGTTTTCTAAGATTGCTATATATTAACtcctttacactaaatcaatagaATGTTGGCTGTGTACTGTTTGATATTTTAGTCTAAGATACTATCCATTACATGAAAGTTGCTTCTCTCAGATCTGTTTTTTGAGCCTTTCTTGATTTGATTTATTTGGTGCTTTGTATGAGTAAtttgatctgatgagttaagcccttttcaactgatttttatagattattctaacatcattgtacatgtacatgcatgttgtGTTGTTAGATCTCTTTCCACATGGAAGATTTGGCCCTAGTTTAACCTTGCCACAATGTGTATGTGACTCTCCAAAGATACATGTAGGCACCTGTAAATTAGTTGCTGTTTTAGTGTGTATATCATAtatgatttacatattattttttgtacattgatTTTATACATGAATCAGGCTGTAGTTTTCTTGATTAAATTAATTTACAAAGACTTCTTTAGCTAACAAtgagcataggcggatccagggggggggggctgaggggcccaggccccccctttcgtaggaaaaatttggttgattatacagggaatcactgaagcatgactggagagggcTCCCCCCCCTTTatgtcagtcagcgggccccccttatgGAGCCGCCACTGATGAGGTGGCTAACTTactgcttattgttgaaggcagtaaaaGTGACTTGTAATAGTTGCTAACTTTTATGTCATTGGTCTCTAGCTGAGAGTTGTTTCGATTCCTATGAGTTggtaatcatacaacatcttcttatgaAGTTATTCTTATATTGAAAAATACATAGCCTGTGATCCTGGCTCACTGCTCTACAGTTGACAAATTAGTATTAGAAATTGGGCCAGGATATAACAAATCCACACTTTGACAGTGACAGCTGGTTATGCAAATTGGAgtattacatgttttatttgcGAAAAGCATGTGAAGATATAAATACTTACTTCTAACTATtcaatttacatttataaaacGTGCACATGTGAAAATTGTCAGCTGTTTtgctgtttgtttacatttctaTTGTGTGATGTTAATTTACAAGAATGACTGGGTAACATATTAGTTGTACCGGTTGGGCTTTCAACATTTATACTAATGTGTCTTTTCCGATCATCCATTTGAGATATTATACTATTAATTTTAATGCACATGTCTTctttaatatatacataaaaaaaacaagaaactacATTGACCACCTTATATTCATCACTTTAAAGTAACTTAAAAGGTTAACTCGCCCCATAGAGAACTTTCTCGTCACATGTGAAGATACCttatcatgataaaaaaaaagtcttctGAAAACGTTTATACAGCCTGAGCTCTCTTTTAATTTGATCTCGTCTTCaaacatgtttgaaatttttgcCACTGGGCATTAAACATCCAACCAATAACCAATCTTGTTCAATCATTATTTGAACTTATGTCGGATGCATATTTAGAGATATTTAGTGAGGGCTAGGATGAAATCATGAAATCAAGTTGAATAttgtatttgttaaaataaaattgtaaatggagGGTTTTAATATGAAgagaaatgttttaatatttaaaagttttaatatagatatcaagattcGAACCAGAGAGTTCTTGATACTGCCATCTATGGTATCGGCCATCTTTAAGATCTTTAACAGTACATGTATGATAC
This genomic window from Mytilus galloprovincialis chromosome 9, xbMytGall1.hap1.1, whole genome shotgun sequence contains:
- the LOC143044211 gene encoding transmembrane protein 220-like, which codes for MKGEYRITPPEEDVIKVQHGVKIWRAINAIMAVFFLLAAFANLNDSDWYIWVPVYSVPGILSLVSCIKPDSQNSLVWSYVAVTSLGFCIALALYIIIVSTDIKGINNPLKFEEGRELSGSLITITWLSMSKFTNIGRPGSTVSNNVLRNVLLLIICLLAVVPVMIWSVCLHETGKSYHHCGGNTEIKHEL